The following is a genomic window from Geoalkalibacter halelectricus.
TGATCGCCGACGGCGGCGTGAAATTCTCCGGGGATCTGCCCAAGGCTGTCGCCGCGGGAGCCGACGTCGTTATGATCGGCTCGCTGTTTGCCGGCACCGACGAGGCACCCGGCGAAACCATTCTCTACCAAGGGCGCACCTACAAGTCCTATCGCGGCATGGGCAGCCTCGGCGCCATGAAGCAGGGCAGCAAGGATCGCTATTTCCAGGGGGATGTTGAGAGCGACATCAAGCTGGTGCCCGAGGGCATCGAGGGTCGGGTGCCTTATCGCGGCAGCCTCTCGGCCAATATTCACCAGCTCATGGGCGGCCTGCGCTCGGGCATGGGTTACACGGGCTGTAGGACTCTGAAGGAATTGCAGCAGCGTGGTGAGTTCGTGCGCATCACCAACGCCGGCCTGCGGGAATCCCACGTGCATGATGTCACCATCAGCCAGGAAGCACCCAACTACCGGCTTGAACGTTTCAACTAGGTAAATTCTCACCTTATCTTAATATTAGCCTGGAATCCTGGCGGGGGCGGCGTTCACCAACCGTCCCCGCCCGCGTTTTAGGTACGGAGCCCTACATGTCGCAGGATATTCACCAGGAAAAAATTCTGATTCTTGATTTCGGTTCCCAGTACACCCAGCTCATCGCCCGCCGTGTCCGCGAGGCCCATGTGTATTGCGAACTGCACCCCTTTGACATGCCCCTTGAAGAGATTCGCGCCTTCGCGCCGCGCGGCATCATCCTCTCGGGCGGTCCCAAATCCGTCTACGACGAAGGGGCCCCGGCCATCGCGGAGGAGTTGTTCGAACTCGGCGTGCCGGTGCTGGGTATCTGCTACGGCATGCAGCTCATGAGCCGCCATTTCGGCGGCGAGGTGGTGCCGGCCGGCAAGCGCGAATACGGCCATGCGGAGTTGCACGCCCAGGGCAGCCCCGGCCCGCTGTTCGAAGGCTTTTTCGCCGAGGGGCGCAGCCCCGTGTGGATGAGCCACGGCGATCATGTGGAGAAGATCCCCGCGGGTTTCGAGGTGGTCGCCGCGACGGAGAACGCTCCGGTGTGCGCTATCCAGAACGTCGCCCGCAACCTCTACGGCGTGCAGTTTCATCCCGAGGTCAACCACACGCCGCGCGGCGAAATCCTGCTCAACGTCTTCGTGCGGCGCATCTGCGGCTGCCAGGGGCGCTGGACGCCGGGGCAGATCATCGAGGATGCAGTGGCGCGCATTCGCGCCCAGGTCGGGGCGGAGCGGGTGATTCTCGGCTTGTCCGGCGGGGTCGATTCGTCCGTGGCGGCCGCCCTCATCCATCGCGCCATCGGCGATCAATTGACCTGCGTGTTTGTCGATAACGGATTGCTGCGTCTCAACGAGGGTGATCAGGTCATGGCCACCTTTGCCGAGAACAAGGGCGTGCAGGTCATCCGCGTCGATGCCGAGGAGCGGTTTCTCAAGGCCCTGGAGGGCGTGGCCGATCCCGAGCGCAAGCGCAAGATCATCGGCAATCTGTTCGTCGAGATTTTCGAGGAGCAGGCCGCCAGGATCAGCGACGCCAAATGGCTCGCCCAGGGCACCATCTATCCCGATGTCATCGAGTCGGCGGGCGGCAAGACCGGCAAGGCCCACAACATCAAAAGCCATCACAATGTCGGCGGGTTGCCCGAATTCATGAAGCTCAAGCTTCTTGAGCCCTTGCGCGAACTGTTCAAGGATGAGGTGCGCGCCATCGGCGAGGAATTGGGCCTGCCCCACGCCATGGTCTGGCGGCATCCCTTCCCCGGTCCCGGCCTGGGGGTGCGGATTCTCGGAGCCGTGAACAAGGAGTACGCCGACATTCTGCGCCGCGCCGACGCCATTTATATGGAGGAGCTCTACAGCAGCGGGCATTACCACAAGATCAGCCAGGCCTTCGCGGTGTTCCTGCCGGTGAAAAGCGTCGGGGTCATGGGCGACGGCCGCACCTATGAGTACGTCATCGCCCTGCGCGCCGTTGAGACCCGGGATTTCATGACCGCAGGCTGGTATCCCATGCCCTACGCGGACCTGGCGCGCATCAGCAACCGCATCATCAACGAGGTCAAGGGCGTCAATCGGGTGGTGTACGATATCTCCTCGAAACCGCCGGCGACCATTGAATGGGAGTGAATTTCGGCGCATGACGCTTTGCTGGTGGCGGAGGGGGCTGGTCGGATTGGTTTTGGTTCTGGCCGTGCCCTGGGTGGCCGCGGCCGAACAGGGCCGATTCGAGGATGAGGGGTATTGGGGCCGTTCCGAAACGGTGCTGACCTTGGGAGTGCTGAGCGCGGCGGGGATTTTTTCCCTCTTCGATGAAGACGTGCGGCGCGAGGTGCAGCGCAGGGATCGCGGCACCCTCGATTCCCTGGCCAACGGGTTGGATGTCCTTGGTCATCCGGCAACCGGACTGGGTCTGTCGGCAGCGCTATGGGGCGCGGGTATCTGGCGCGAGAACCCCGACCTCGCCGAAACCGGGCAGATGGCTTTCGAGGCGGTCTTGGTTGGACAGGCGGCGACGGCGGCCCTCAAATACGGTGTCGGACGCAAGCGCCCCGACAGCCGGGAAGATGCCTGGTCGTTCAAACCTTTTTCCTTTGCCGGGGATCATGATTCCCTGCCTTCGGGCCATACCGCCAACGCCTTTGCCCTGGCCGGAGTGCTGAGCCGCCGAGGTGCTGAGCCCTGGGTTCCCTGGGCGGCCTATGGCATGGCCTCGCTGGTGGGGGCGGCGCGCATCCAATCCGATGATCATTGGCTCTCCGATGTGGTTATCGGTGCCTTGGTGGGTGAGCTTGCGGCGCGCACGGTGGTACGTTTTCACGAGCGAAATCCGGACTTTTTTTTCGGTGTCGGTCCCGTGGGCATTGAAGGTGTGGGTTTTCGCCTTGCGTGGTCCTGGTAGACTGTTCTGGAGGGATGGATGAAGAGGATTTTTGTCACCGGCGGCGCCGGTTATATCGGCAGCCATGTGGTGAAGGCGCTGGGTGAGCGCGGTTGCGAGGTGCTCACCTATGACAATCTTTCGACGGGACATGCCGAGGCGGTACTGCACGGCGATCTGGTTCGCGGGGATCTGGCCGATGGCACGTTGCTGCGCGAAACCTTGCGCGGTTTTCGCCCCGATGCGGTGATTCATTTCGCCGCCCACATCGAGGTCGCCGAAAGCGTGGCCGATCCCCTCAAATATTATCGCAACAATACCCTCAATGCCCTAAACCTCTGGGAGGCTCTGCGCGAACTCAAGCTCTCCAACGTGATCTTCTCCTCCACGGCGGCTGTTTACGGCATCCCCGAGCACAACCCG
Proteins encoded in this region:
- the guaA gene encoding glutamine-hydrolyzing GMP synthase, whose product is MSQDIHQEKILILDFGSQYTQLIARRVREAHVYCELHPFDMPLEEIRAFAPRGIILSGGPKSVYDEGAPAIAEELFELGVPVLGICYGMQLMSRHFGGEVVPAGKREYGHAELHAQGSPGPLFEGFFAEGRSPVWMSHGDHVEKIPAGFEVVAATENAPVCAIQNVARNLYGVQFHPEVNHTPRGEILLNVFVRRICGCQGRWTPGQIIEDAVARIRAQVGAERVILGLSGGVDSSVAAALIHRAIGDQLTCVFVDNGLLRLNEGDQVMATFAENKGVQVIRVDAEERFLKALEGVADPERKRKIIGNLFVEIFEEQAARISDAKWLAQGTIYPDVIESAGGKTGKAHNIKSHHNVGGLPEFMKLKLLEPLRELFKDEVRAIGEELGLPHAMVWRHPFPGPGLGVRILGAVNKEYADILRRADAIYMEELYSSGHYHKISQAFAVFLPVKSVGVMGDGRTYEYVIALRAVETRDFMTAGWYPMPYADLARISNRIINEVKGVNRVVYDISSKPPATIEWE
- a CDS encoding phosphatase PAP2 family protein codes for the protein MTLCWWRRGLVGLVLVLAVPWVAAAEQGRFEDEGYWGRSETVLTLGVLSAAGIFSLFDEDVRREVQRRDRGTLDSLANGLDVLGHPATGLGLSAALWGAGIWRENPDLAETGQMAFEAVLVGQAATAALKYGVGRKRPDSREDAWSFKPFSFAGDHDSLPSGHTANAFALAGVLSRRGAEPWVPWAAYGMASLVGAARIQSDDHWLSDVVIGALVGELAARTVVRFHERNPDFFFGVGPVGIEGVGFRLAWSW